Below is a genomic region from Desulfobacter sp..
AGACAGGGATTATTTTTCTTTGGTTCAAACAAGCGGAACCGTTGTCATTGGATCACCCGTCATATCCAAGACCACAGGGCTCCCCATTACCGTAGTGGCCGTACCCCTGAAAACAGATTCCGGACAGTTTGCGGGTATGTTTGGAATAACCCTTAAACTCGATACCCTGTCAAAGCAGATTTCCCAGGCAAAATTGGGCAGCACCGGTTACTGCTTTATGGCCAACAAAAAAGGGCTGATCATTGCCCATCCAAACCAGGACCATATCCTAAAACTGGACCTTAAGAAACGCAACGGTATGGAATTGATTGTGGATGATATGCTGGCTCAAAAATCCGGAATGGACCACTATACCTTTAAAGGTATCCCTAAAATCGCGGGCTTTGCACCGGTTCCTGCCACCGGCTGGAGCATCTGCGTGACCCAGAATGAGGCTGAATTTATGGCGCCGGTGGTTGAGATCCGAAATATTGTTCTGATGGCCGGCATTATTTTTCTGGTTCTCACGGTTTTGGCTGTGCTCTGGTTTGTCGGCCGTATCATGGCCCAGTTGGGAAGTGATCCGTCCAAACTTGCCAGAATCGCTGACCGCATTGCCCGGGGCGACCTTAGTGTTGAATTTGATACCCATGGTAAAAAAATCACGGGAGTCTACGGTAATATGAAAAAAATGACAGAAAATCTGACCCGTATGTTCACGGATATTACCTGGGGAGTCCAGCCCCTGACATCTTCTTCCACAGAGCTTTCAGCCATTTCACAGCAGATGGCCTCAGGGTCTGAGCAATCCTCTCAAAAGGCAAATAATGTGGCATCGGCAGCCGAAGAGATGGCCACCAGCATGAACAGTGTTGCCGCAGCCACTGAACAGACCACTGCCAGTCTTCAGGTGATTGTTGCGGCTGCAGAAGAGATGTCAGCGACCATAAATGAAATTGCGAAAAACACCTCAAAGGGAAGCCAGACAACATCAACTGCAGTTGAAAAGGCAGAACATATTTCCAGAAAGGTCGATGACCTGGGCAAGGCCGCTTTGGAAATTTCCAAGGTCACGGAAACCATTTCAGATATTTCCGAACAGACAAACCTGCTGGCACTCAACGCCACCATAGAAGCGGCAAGAGCCGGCGAGGCAGGCAAAGGCTTTGCCGTTGTTGCCGGGGAAATCAAGGCCCTGGCCCAGCAGACGGCAGAAGCCACCGATGAAATCGGCTCCAGGATCGGCGACGTACAGACAAGCACCCAGGAGTCTGTATCTGCCATTGGATCCATTGTGGATATCATCAATGAAATCGATGCCATTGTGACCTCTGTGGCAACGGCCATAGAAGAACAATCAGCCACCACCCAGGAAATTTCAACCAATGTCAGCCAGGCCGCTGCCGGGGTTCAGGAAGTCAATGAAAATGTAAACCAGACATCTGCGGTGGCAGGAGAGGTGACCGAGGATATCCACCAGGTCAGCCAAGCCGCTGATGAGATAAATGCGGGAAGCATTCAGGTGAATACCAGTGCCGTGGAATTGTCCAAGCTGGCTGAAAATCTCAACGAAATGGTCAGCAGGTTTAAGCTCAAGTAAGGGCCAGACCCTAAAGCCGACCTGGTATTTCACCAGGTCGGCTTTAGGGTCTGGGGTTAAGGCTCCCGGTCAGAATAAAACCTCCCATATGTCTTCATCTTCGTCGTTGGGTGGCTGGGCACATATGTCTAATATGCTCCCAGCCACCCGCCTTGAATACAATAAAAAATCTTAAGCCATATTTTGGAAAATTTTAATTCGACCGTGAGCCTAAGCTGGCGGTCTTTAAAACCCCCACGCCATTATTTCACCCGGCCTTCTTTCCAGGCCTGGAGAAGCTTGTCATAATCAAGGGTTTCCCCCTGGGGTTTTTCATTGGCCAGTTTGGCCTTGGGAGAGCCTGGTTTGTTCAGCCAATAGGATTCATCCCTTTTTTTGTTCAAAAGGGGTCCCTTGTCTCCCTGGACACCGGATCTTGCGATCCGCATCATGATTTTATCCTGCTCTTTTGCCAGATTGTCCATGGCGGTTGACACGGTGACTTCTCCGGCAACAGCCTCACCAATATTCTGCCACCAGAGCTGGGCAAGTTTGGGGTAATCCGGTACATTGGTTCCCGTGGGTGTCCAGGCCACCCGTGCGGGGCTTCTGTAAAATTCAACCAGGCCGCCGAGCTTGGGTGCCCGCTCGGTAAAAGACTTGTCCTGGATGTCCGAATCCCTGAATGGGGTCAGGCCCACATGGGTTTTTTTCAGGGAGGTGGTTTTGCAGACGCAGAACTGGGCAAAGAGCCAGGCCGCTTTTCTCCGGTCAATGGGCGTGCTCTTGAGCAGGGTCCACGAACCGCAGTCCTGGTATCCCAGCTTCATGCCCTCTTCCCAATAGGGTCCGTGGGGTGAGGGGGCCATCCGCCATTTGGGGGTGCCGTCCGCATTGACCACGGGAAGTCCCTCTTTAACAATGGAAGAGACAAAGGAATTATACCAGAAGATCTGCTGGGCCACATTGCCCGTGGCAAGATAGGGAATAGACTGGTAAAAATCCATGCCAAGGGCGCCGGGAGGGGCATATTTTCTGAGCCACTCCATATATTTTTTCAGGGGGTATTTGGCTGCAGGACCGTTGGTGGCACCGCCCCGGCTGACTGAAGCGCCCACGGGCCGGTTGTTTTCATCCACACGGATTCCCCATTCATCCACGGGCTTTCCATTGGGAATGCCCTTGTCTCCTGCGCCTGCCATGGAGAGCCAGGCATCGGTGAACCGCCATCCCAGATCCGGGGCTTTTTTCCCATAATCCATGTGCCCGTAAATGGCCCGGCCGTCTATTTCGCCCACATGCTCGCTGAAAAATTCGGCAATGTCTTCATAGGCAGACCAGTTCACAGGAACTCCAAGTTCATACCCGTAGATTTCTTTGAATTGTTTTTTAAAATCCGCCCGATTAAACCAGTCGTAACGAAACCAGTAGAGGTTTGCGAACTGCTGATCCGGAAGCTGATAGAACTTGCCGTCAGGCCCTGTTGTAAAAGATTTTCCCATGAAATCGTCAATATCCAGAGTGGGAAGGGTGACATCTTTTCCCTGGCCTGTCATCCAGTCGGTGAGGTTGACCACATGGCCGTACCGGGAATGGGTGCCGATGAGGTCTGAGTCATTGACATAGGCGTCAAAAACATTCTTGCCCGACTGCATCTGGATCTGGAGTTTTTCAATGACATCCCCCTCCTGGATCAGGTCATGGATGACCTTGATGCCGGTGATCTCGTAGAAGGCTTTTGCCAACACCTTTGATTCATACTCATGGGTGGGGATGGTTTCGGAGACCACCTTGATCTCCATGCCCTTACAAGGTGCAGCTGCCTTGATAAACCATGCCATCTCATTTTGCTGTTCTTTTTTTGACAAGGTGGAGGGTTGAAATTCCGTATCGATCCAGCATTTTGCAGCGTTCATATCTGCAAATGCATAACCTGAACAGAAGGTGAACAAAATCGTAGAAACAACCAACCAAAGCCATTGGCCCGGTATTTTCCCTAACCTTTTTTTCATGTGTGATCTCCTTCTTATGGCCTTAAATAAGGGGATTTTTGCCCATGGGTATCAAGGCCGTGGATACCCACAGCACCCCGTAATATTTTTATATGAAATGCCGGCCTGTTAAATTTATCCCCAGCGCATGAGAATGACCATCCAGCCGAGGGAGACGGCAAATGCGATCCACAGGGTGAGGCTGGAAAGCCCCAGCCAGGCCAAATGAATGTATGCACTGCTTAAAAGACCGATAAAAAGCCGATCTCCCCGGGTGGTTGCAATGGGCAGAAACCCGCGTCTTTTCACACAAGGAGAGATAATCTGCCAAATGGTCATTGCCAAAAGTATCAGGGCAATGGTGATAAAAAAAATTGCCGTGGGCAGGGTCCATGCCATCCATTCAAATCTCATAGCATCCTCCTATACTCTTCCCATGGCAAATCCCTTTGCCATATGATTTCGAACAAACCAGATCACCAAAGCACCCGGAACAATGGTCAATATACCGGCAGCAGACAACAGCCCCCAGTCAAGGCCTGAAGCACTCACCGTCCTTGTCATGATGGCGGCAATGGGCTTGGCAGAAGTGGTGGTCAGCGTTCTTGCAAACAAAAGCTCCACCCAGGAAAACATGAAACAAAAAAAGGCGGTCACCCCCACGCCCGAGCGGATCAAAGGAATGAAAATCCGGGTAAAAAACCGGACAAAAGAATACCCGTCAATATAGGCGGTTTCATCGACTTCCTTGGGCACACCGGACATGAAGCCTTCAAGTATCCATACGGCAAGGGGCACGTTGAACAGGCAGTGGGCCAGGGCCACGGCAATGTGGGTGTCGATAAGTCCCACGGTGGAGTAGAGCTGGAAAAAGGGGAGCAAAAATACGGCTGCCGGTGCCATGCGGTTGGTGAGCAGCCAGAAAAACATCTGGCCGTCACCCAAAAATCTGTACCGGGAAAAGGCATAGGCTGCCGGCAGAGCCACGGCAAGGGAGATGCCCGTGTTCATGGTCACGTATAAAATGGAGTTGATATACCCTGAATACCAGGAGGCATCGGAAAAAATTTTCATATAATTTTCAAAGGTCAGATGCCTGGGATAGAGGGAAAAAACGCTTAAAATATCGGCATTGGTCCGCAAAGACATGTTGAGCATCCAATAAATGGGCAGCATGAGCAAAATAAAATAAAGGATCAGACACAGGGTTCTTTTTTTCATTGGACCTCTCCTTTCCCCACATTTTGAAGGGCCTGGTAAAACAGCCAGCAAAAGAGCAGGATGATTAAAAAATAAATCAGGGAGAATGCCGCAGCAGGTCCCAGATCAAACTGACCCACAGCCACCTTGACCAGATAGATGGACAAAAAGGTGGTGGTGTTGCCGGGCCCTCCGCCGGTGAGCACAAAGGGTTCGGCATAGATGAGAAAACTGTCCATGAACCGCAGCAACAGGGCAATGGTCAATACCCCTCTCATCTTGGGCAGCTGGATATATTTAAACACGGCCCAGCCCGAGGCCCCGTCAATGCGGGCGGCCTGGAAATAGGCATCGGGAATAGCCCGCAGCCCGGCATAGGCCAGCAAGGCCACCAGAGGTGTCCAATGCCAGACCTCCATGAGCATGAGGGTAACCCAGGCATCCGAGGGGCTGGCCGTGTGGTCAAATGCAATGCCCAGGCTGTTGATGCCGGCGCCGAACAATCCAATATCCGGACGGGTGAATATCATCCATATGGTGCCGATGACATTCCAGGGAATGAGCAGGGGCAGAGCCAGCAAAACCAGGCTGAACGAAGCCCCCCACCCTTTCTTGGGCATCATCAGGGCGATGATCACCCCCAGGGGCATTTCAATGATCAAAACCAGTCCTGAAAAAATAAACTGGCGCATGAGGGCCTCGTGGAGGCGTTTATCCCCCATCACCTCTTTAAACCATTCCATTCCCACAAATACCCGCTGGCCCGGGCCGAAAATATCCTGAATGGAATAGTTTACAACAGTCATCAACGGAATGATGGCGCTGAAGGCTACAATGATAAACACGGGCAGTACCAGAAACCATGCCTTATTGTCTTCCCATTTATCCATAGTCTCTCCTTTAGGTTAAAAGCCGGTCATTGCAGAATAAGCGAATCCAGTCGGTGGGGAATTTTAGCCAGACCCTCTCCCGGGGGATGGGGCGGCCTTCTGGAATTCTTGCCCGGACGAGATGTTCCCCGATACCAACGGTCAGGATTTTAAAACTGCCCTGGTCTTCCATTTGTTTCACCCGGGCCGCAACCCCATGGTCTAGGGAGCTGTCATGAACCTCAAGGTGGAGCGGACGGATGCCCAGCTTGATGGACCCTTGGGCCTTTGCTCCCAGTGCCGAAAGTTTTTCTCCCAGAAAGATATCGGCATTTCCCGCACGGGCAGAGCCGTTTTCCAGGGTCACCGGAAGAAAATTCATGCCCGGACTGCCGATGAAATACCCCACAAAGCTGTGGACGGGATTTTCAAACAGCTCCTGGGGAGTGCCGATCTGAACGATTTCTCCCTCGTACATCACCATGACCTGGTCCGCAAAGGTCAAGGCTTCCACCTGGTCGTGGGTGACATAGACAAAGGTCAATTTCAGCTGTTCGTGTATCTCTTTGAGTTTACACCTCAACTGCCACTTGAGATTGGGATCAATCACGGTCAGGGGTTCATCAAAAAGGATGGCATTCACATCTTTTCGCACAAGGCCCCGGCCCAGGGAAATTTTCTGTTTGGCATCGGCAGCAAGGCCTGCAGCCCTTTTTTTGAGAAAGGGGGTCAAATCCAGGATATCTGCCACTTCCAATACCCTGGCCCGTACATCGGTTTCATTATAGCAATGCCGATAATTATTTATACATCCTGATAATTTCATCAATCGTTTCGTTTTCATTGTATTCACGGATGGTTTTTAGGGCCGCAAAATCGTGTTCAATCGGATTGAGATCCGGTGAATACGGGGGCAAAAACAAAAGAGCTGCACCAGTTCTTTCTATCAAATATTTGGTTTCTTCGCCCTTGTGGAAGGATGCGTTATCCATCACAACGACATGATTATCGTTCAGATGTGGACTCAACTGGTGTTCGATCCAAGCATTAAAGATATCCGCATTGCATGTTCCCTGAAACAAAAATGGTTCTTCAAAACTATATTCGATGCGGGCAGCAATCAAAGACGTTCGAGGGTGCTTTGTTCCTGCAATCAAACCATGAACACGCTGCCCTTTGAGAGCATATCCATAGCGACGGGTTGTATAAGGCGAAAAGCCGCTTTCATCAACATAAACAAACGTTTTGCAACGACGTACATAACGTTCACGAAGACGAAGATATGCCTTTCTTTTGCTGTCGCTTCGCTCCCTGTATCCCGTCATCTTTTTTTTCGAGTGATTCCGAGTTGTTTCATATTATACCAGATACAGGCACGGGATACTCCGAAATGCTGCGCCCTTTCCGATTGTGTCATGTCATCATTTGTCTCCACATGGAGGCGCAAAGCTTCCAGATCCAAACTTCGTGGTCCTTTTGGACCGGGTTTCTTGTATGACAAACCATCTTCGGCAGACGTCCAGTTGTGAACACTTCCACGGGATACATTAAACTGACTGGCAGCTTCCGTCTTGCTTCCTCCATTTTCTACAAAATCTATAACGCGTTTGCGTAAATCTGATGAATATCTCATGGGGAAAATATAAGTTGTATAAATCCTTGTTCAAGTAATTGTTTGCTCTGCTATAAACCCCCGGTTGCGCAGAGGAAAGGCCAGGTTATTAAAGACCGACATGGTGTCATAAAGGACAGGGAACTGAAACACCTGGGCAATATTGCGTTTTTCAGGGGCAAGCCCGGTAACATCCTTGCCATCAAACAAGACCCGCCCCCGGGTGGGGGTGATCAATCCTGAGATCACATTGAGAAGGGTGGTTTTACCGCAGCCCGAAGGCCCGAGCAGGGCATAGGCCCCCCCATCCTCCCATACATTGTGAATCCGCTTGAGTGCATAGTCTAACGGTGCTTTAGAAACACGCCCATAGGAGTGGGTAATTTCTTTTAGATCAATTTTAGCCATGGGATTTCCTTTTTATCCTTATCTTCCATGGACCAGAGGATCCGGCGCCAGCACCAGATCTCCAGCTTAGGAAAAAACAAAAAAATTAGCCGGGTTCATAAATACCAATGTATTTGATCCGATTTTCAAGGAAACAATGCCCACCTCCTGGACCACCAGGCGTTCGCCTGAGCAGTCCACATGGATAAAGGTTTCAGATCCGTTGATTTCGGCAAGCTTCACCCGTGCGGTCAATTGGAGGTCGCCTGGGTCCTGGGCCTTTAAAAACAGGTTGTTGGACCTTATCCCCAGGATATAAGACCCCGGGGTCAATTGCTTGAGATGTCCGGAAAGACTCAGAACATCCCCGGAGTTTAAAATAAGGATCTCCCCCTCCACCCGGCAGGCAAGATAATTGATGGGAGGATCTGAAAACACTTCGGCCACCTTAAGGGTCGAAGGCTCTCTGTACACCTGGGTGGTCGGTCCTGTCTGGAGAATTTTTCCCTGGTCCATGACAACGATATTTCCGCCGAGTTTCAAGGCTTCACAGGGTTCGGTGGTGGTATAGACCACCATGGCATTCCGGTGTTTGAATATCTCCTGAAGTTCGGTCTGCAGCTCTTCTCTTAATTTATAGTCCAGGTTGACCAGGGGTTCATCCATGAGCAGAAGCTGGGTATCTTTGACCAGGGCCCTGGCAATGGCGGTGCGCTGCTGCTGACCGCCGGACAATTCTGCGGGCAGCCGGTCGAGCATGGGGGTCAAATGAAGGA
It encodes:
- a CDS encoding IS630 family transposase is translated as MTGYRERSDSKRKAYLRLRERYVRRCKTFVYVDESGFSPYTTRRYGYALKGQRVHGLIAGTKHPRTSLIAARIEYSFEEPFLFQGTCNADIFNAWIEHQLSPHLNDNHVVVMDNASFHKGEETKYLIERTGAALLFLPPYSPDLNPIEHDFAALKTIREYNENETIDEIIRMYK
- a CDS encoding carbohydrate ABC transporter permease, producing the protein MKKRTLCLILYFILLMLPIYWMLNMSLRTNADILSVFSLYPRHLTFENYMKIFSDASWYSGYINSILYVTMNTGISLAVALPAAYAFSRYRFLGDGQMFFWLLTNRMAPAAVFLLPFFQLYSTVGLIDTHIAVALAHCLFNVPLAVWILEGFMSGVPKEVDETAYIDGYSFVRFFTRIFIPLIRSGVGVTAFFCFMFSWVELLFARTLTTTSAKPIAAIMTRTVSASGLDWGLLSAAGILTIVPGALVIWFVRNHMAKGFAMGRV
- a CDS encoding Cache 3/Cache 2 fusion domain-containing protein translates to MKKRSLKFKLIVGGVLAAIVPLMIVGLFAISKSSTALGFLAKGQAQMVAKNMATMVDMVMAQEIKFAKGLAVDPRIKEAASQVARVGVDNAMMELKDLDNFLGDAFNEVGENYNLFFVTDARGTFISDNKGGANRTTKLSIKDRDYFSLVQTSGTVVIGSPVISKTTGLPITVVAVPLKTDSGQFAGMFGITLKLDTLSKQISQAKLGSTGYCFMANKKGLIIAHPNQDHILKLDLKKRNGMELIVDDMLAQKSGMDHYTFKGIPKIAGFAPVPATGWSICVTQNEAEFMAPVVEIRNIVLMAGIIFLVLTVLAVLWFVGRIMAQLGSDPSKLARIADRIARGDLSVEFDTHGKKITGVYGNMKKMTENLTRMFTDITWGVQPLTSSSTELSAISQQMASGSEQSSQKANNVASAAEEMATSMNSVAAATEQTTASLQVIVAAAEEMSATINEIAKNTSKGSQTTSTAVEKAEHISRKVDDLGKAALEISKVTETISDISEQTNLLALNATIEAARAGEAGKGFAVVAGEIKALAQQTAEATDEIGSRIGDVQTSTQESVSAIGSIVDIINEIDAIVTSVATAIEEQSATTQEISTNVSQAAAGVQEVNENVNQTSAVAGEVTEDIHQVSQAADEINAGSIQVNTSAVELSKLAENLNEMVSRFKLK
- a CDS encoding sugar ABC transporter permease; the encoded protein is MDKWEDNKAWFLVLPVFIIVAFSAIIPLMTVVNYSIQDIFGPGQRVFVGMEWFKEVMGDKRLHEALMRQFIFSGLVLIIEMPLGVIIALMMPKKGWGASFSLVLLALPLLIPWNVIGTIWMIFTRPDIGLFGAGINSLGIAFDHTASPSDAWVTLMLMEVWHWTPLVALLAYAGLRAIPDAYFQAARIDGASGWAVFKYIQLPKMRGVLTIALLLRFMDSFLIYAEPFVLTGGGPGNTTTFLSIYLVKVAVGQFDLGPAAAFSLIYFLIILLFCWLFYQALQNVGKGEVQ
- a CDS encoding carbohydrate ABC transporter substrate-binding protein; translation: MKKRLGKIPGQWLWLVVSTILFTFCSGYAFADMNAAKCWIDTEFQPSTLSKKEQQNEMAWFIKAAAPCKGMEIKVVSETIPTHEYESKVLAKAFYEITGIKVIHDLIQEGDVIEKLQIQMQSGKNVFDAYVNDSDLIGTHSRYGHVVNLTDWMTGQGKDVTLPTLDIDDFMGKSFTTGPDGKFYQLPDQQFANLYWFRYDWFNRADFKKQFKEIYGYELGVPVNWSAYEDIAEFFSEHVGEIDGRAIYGHMDYGKKAPDLGWRFTDAWLSMAGAGDKGIPNGKPVDEWGIRVDENNRPVGASVSRGGATNGPAAKYPLKKYMEWLRKYAPPGALGMDFYQSIPYLATGNVAQQIFWYNSFVSSIVKEGLPVVNADGTPKWRMAPSPHGPYWEEGMKLGYQDCGSWTLLKSTPIDRRKAAWLFAQFCVCKTTSLKKTHVGLTPFRDSDIQDKSFTERAPKLGGLVEFYRSPARVAWTPTGTNVPDYPKLAQLWWQNIGEAVAGEVTVSTAMDNLAKEQDKIMMRIARSGVQGDKGPLLNKKRDESYWLNKPGSPKAKLANEKPQGETLDYDKLLQAWKEGRVK
- a CDS encoding DUF2160 domain-containing protein; translated protein: MRFEWMAWTLPTAIFFITIALILLAMTIWQIISPCVKRRGFLPIATTRGDRLFIGLLSSAYIHLAWLGLSSLTLWIAFAVSLGWMVILMRWG
- a CDS encoding ABC transporter ATP-binding protein, whose translation is MGLSLEHVYKSLDKEIHLSNINLDIESGSKTVVLGRTLAGKTSLLRIMAGLDRPTRGSLVMDHRDITGVPVRKRSIAMVYQQFINYPSFTVFDNIASPLKVAKMDRAEIQKRVTEVAEILHLTPMLDRLPAELSGGQQQRTAIARALVKDTQLLLMDEPLVNLDYKLREELQTELQEIFKHRNAMVVYTTTEPCEALKLGGNIVVMDQGKILQTGPTTQVYREPSTLKVAEVFSDPPINYLACRVEGEILILNSGDVLSLSGHLKQLTPGSYILGIRSNNLFLKAQDPGDLQLTARVKLAEINGSETFIHVDCSGERLVVQEVGIVSLKIGSNTLVFMNPANFFVFS
- a CDS encoding ABC transporter ATP-binding protein; translation: MKTKRLMKLSGCINNYRHCYNETDVRARVLEVADILDLTPFLKKRAAGLAADAKQKISLGRGLVRKDVNAILFDEPLTVIDPNLKWQLRCKLKEIHEQLKLTFVYVTHDQVEALTFADQVMVMYEGEIVQIGTPQELFENPVHSFVGYFIGSPGMNFLPVTLENGSARAGNADIFLGEKLSALGAKAQGSIKLGIRPLHLEVHDSSLDHGVAARVKQMEDQGSFKILTVGIGEHLVRARIPEGRPIPRERVWLKFPTDWIRLFCNDRLLT